DNA from Mobula hypostoma chromosome 4, sMobHyp1.1, whole genome shotgun sequence:
ttttgttagtttttaagtcggtttgtcatgtgttttcgtgatatcattctggaaaaacattttatcatttcttaatgcgtgcattactaaatggcaataaaaggggactgcgtgtcctcataatcattgTCCTGTTTCTGTTTCTACGGATGATTCCTGATCTGTTGAATGTTTTTATTTTAGGTTCCCAGTTTCTACAGTTGTTTTTATTCTCATTTCATAGCCAGCCTGTTATCCACCCTTCATGATCTGATTCATCTCTCTTCTGCAACACCACATAAAAGGAAATTCTACAtgattttcacaaacaagagaaaatctgcagattcaggAAATccaagaatgctggaggaactcagcaggccaggcagcatctatggaaaagagtacatttgaCTTTTCAAGCCGAGTCATGCTGAAGGGTATCGGcttgaagcgtcgactgtactcttttccatagatgctgcctggcctgcagagttcctccagcattttgtgtctacgTGCTTTTAATGTCGTGCACACTCTGTAATTTTTCAGTATAAAAGGAAAATTAATCAATCAGGATTCATGTTGCACGCTCACCTGAGTTCATCTTTAGTAGTCATATCTCATTCTAAAACTTCATTATGCATATGCAGCATATGTAGAAAACTTTACTatttttatcaaagtatatcTGTAGGCAACAGTTTGTCAGTCAACAAATTGTGCTCTATATTCATGTTCACAGCAAAGTTAGTTCACTCAGAAAATAGTCTGTTTAAACCGTGAAGGAAACAATACAACAAAAACTATAGCAACTTTTCTCAATAAAAGCTAAAAATATTCTACATGAGAATGGAATGAATGGAAGAGAGCAAGATACACATTCCATACAGATTCAGTCTAGGCCTTAACAATGCAGCCAGTAGCTTTCATTGACAGGAAATACCCAAACTTCACCCCTGTTCCTGGGACAAATACCTTTATATGCAGCCTTCTTTTTTCAATCCATCATAATTTaatattatattttctttttggtttacaaaattaattatatttacttttttgtatcttttaatttttttcatcATTTTCCATATATATATTGCAAACATCCCCTTTTGAATTCAATTTTAGCCTTTCTTACACTTGGGTTAGAAAATGGTCCTGAAACGCACTATAAAGCCTCCATTCTCTTCCCCctgcttcatcttgacagttcACTGCAGCTAGTTGAAAACTCCCAGGATTATTATCAtcctattcttcttattatctttTTTACTTGTCATTGATTCATTCTGTTTTTCACTCATTTGGTGGAACCTGAGCATTCTCTGCAATTTTATGCTTCTTAACTGAGGATAAAAGTGTGAAAagaaaatctcaaattaatctGGTGACCACAGTGGTGAGAAGCAAGTGATTCTCTTCCTTACAGTTCTGCAATGCTACCATCAAGATCTGGAACTCGAATCCTAAGGAGCCCCTTCTAATCATCAGCTCCTGTCAACACTCTGTACCTAAACTTGCCTGTGCAATATTGCAAACCCATGTAATGGGTAATTTTGCGAGGATCTTTTCTTCTGTGGAACCTGCTGGGAAAGTGGGTTGGAGACTGGTAAAAGTCTATAATTTATTtacttgcaaacaacaggaattctgcagatgctggaaattcaagcaacacacatcaaagttgctggtgaacgcagcaggccaagcagcatctataggaagaggcgcagtcgacgtttcaggccgagacccttcgttcctgacgaggggtctcggcctgaaacgtcgactgcgcctcttcctatagatgctgcttggcctgctgcgttcaccagcaaatttatttaCTTGCTGTATTTTGTACTGTTCATTATTAGATATTAAATGTTGTGTTGCAATTTTTTGGTTTATTTGATTTGTTTGAAAATCTCAATTTCAAACTTTAAATGACACTATTTATTGGCTTCATGTGTTACATACATTCTTTTTTAAGTCCATGATACTGGGAAATTGCTACAATAATGTATACATTTTGCACAGAAGTCCGTTAAAATGTCACTTTTATGTTATTaaggattttatttttaataatctCTCTCACATTCAAAGCCAATTTGCAGTAAACATGTTAGCAATTCATCTGTCTTATCACAATGCAAGATGATATTGAAGTGATTCATTATTCTGTGGTCCTTCTTTATTAACAATTTCTATTAAATGCTATATTGAATTTGTCAACCGAAACAATTAATTTTCTGTACAATAATACTCCAAATATGAGTGTGTCTTAATATTCAGAATTTTACATTTACAAATGTAAGTGCTAGTGGATATATTGCAATATCAAAATAATGTACTTTCTGATCATTTGAATTAAGAcaagaaaattctggaagaatcCAATGATTCAGGCAACatctgaggagagagaaaaatagatTAACACTTCAGATGGATGTCCTTTCACATGAATAGGAAGATCTTAGCACCAACAACATTACGTGAGTACAAAACCAGACTAGGGAAAAGCAAGGCAAAAGGAGAATAGAAATTGCtgagggtcgggggggggggggcatgccaAAGTTATTTAGCCTcatgagaaagtagaggcactggtgagctttcttggccatggcatcaccAGGCTAGGCTACTGGTGGTGTTCTTTCCTAGGAACTTGAATCTCTCAACTCAATGTGCAGCCGCCAACAAAGGTTGCCACAAGTGATTAAAAAGGAGACATTGCAAATTCATTGGAAGTAACATTAGAACAAATTTGGAAACAAAAGGCAAAACAGAGGAATATAAGTGCATAATTTAAGATAGGATTTAAAGAATATGATTTACACTTTAAGACCTGGTTTATAAAAAAGGTTCTATTgttcaaacacaagaaattctacagatgttggaaatcttgagtcctgacgaagagcctcagcctgaaatatcgactctttattcctctgtaTAGATGCTGTATGGtctgctatgttcctccagcatttgttgttTTATTATTCAAACCTTTATTGACCCACATTGGAATGGTACTGAAGGTTCAGTTTAGGGTTGGTGTGAAATATTTACTTATTAGAGCAATTCAGCCCACTGCATCCATGTGGGCCACCAGTACAGTAATCTCCATTAGTCTCGTTTCTCCTCTCCTTACTTCCCCATAAATGTGCAACTTACTTTTCCTGGCAAAATGTCTTTTTCATTCTTTTTGCCACCCCACCGTGTAGCAGCTCACAGAAGCCAATTTTCCAAGCACATTCCTTTGGAATCTGGGAAGAAACCATGACATTGATGTATTTCTTACAAGGTATACATCAAAGAATCTGAGTTGGAAGAAAAAAATCCCAAACCTGCACCCAATTAATGCAAAACCGAATTTCAGCCAATTATTATACACCACTACCAACTTACACTTCCATAACAGCTCAAATTAAAAAATTCCATCATGATTTGACTGAGGTTTTCAGATTCTAGTTTGTGAGAACTTCAACTGCTTACAATAAATCACACACTTCTCAAATGAAAGGAAGAGAAATCATGGCTGGTGGAAGTATGAAGTATGATGATAAGTTtaaaaaaagcaaactgctggagaaactcagttggTCAGGTAGCGTCTGTGGAGGTAGAGGGATAGTTGAGACATCAGGTCAAACCCCTACTATCTTGATGCAAGGTCTTGAAATGAAACACCATCCATCCCCCTACTTCCATACAGCTGCCTGACTCATTGAATTCCTCCAGATGTTTGTCTTTTGTAGTGTCCCGTGTTTTCAGGGTGCCAAGtgcttctgcaaaaaaaaaaggatccttttgcAGATGTTTTCTTAACTATTTTCACTCCACTTCATTTTTGGTAAACTTATGGCAAGTATTTTTGCACTGGTCATGTCCTTCACTAGCAGGATCATTTCCCAATGGTTAGTGGTGACATGACAACTGCAAACTCCACAGACAGTTGCTGTTGGGAACTGCAGAGTTAAAATTTCATCTCAATTCCAGATGAAAACCACCTTAacaatttttattatgtattttcctCAAGCTTCTTTACTTTTGAGGGAGTCTTGTGACTGGGACTTCATGCATGACTGTAGAGTCAATTTTTTCAGTTATTTATTCTCTTCCTCCACTGCATAGCACATTCTTGATAGGTACAATCCTATTATAAAAGACTTGCAGCCATACAATTTTAAATATTCACAATTAAATACGTAAGAAGTTCAGAGAACCATAAGCCAGCAGAATGTGGATAAAATGACTTGGAATGTTTAACTATACCTGTAAGCCATCAGTCATCAGCTAGAGCTGTACTTGGACCACTTCCCACACTGTTCAATTGTCAGGTTCTAATAATGTGGTATGGGAgataaattagctttatttgtcacatgtacatcaaagcatacagtgaaacgcattgtttgcatcaaatcaaattagcaagGATTCTGCTGGATAGCTtgcaagtgttgctatgcttccgGCGCCAACTAACCCTaaacatacatctttggaatgtgggaggaaactggagcactcagagaaaacccacacagtcacaggaagaatgtacaaactccttacagacaacagtgggaacTGAATCTTGATCAGTGATCTAGGCCGCTGTAAAGCGATGTATAACTGCTATGCCACAGTGCCACCCTACTACAGGTTTTTTCCACATGCTGTTCATCATTTAATTAAAGTCCTGTCGTATAGATTGCAGTGGTTGGTGACTCCCACAGAGTTTATCCTGTTTACTAGAAAAATTGCTGATTGCACCATTTTGAGGACACTTCCAGTGGTAGATAACTTAACACTTCTCAACAGGATCTATGAGACAGAGGGCAGCTCACTGGATGGAGCCTGGGGTTTATGACAACCTGTGCTAGCAGCTGTACATTTGGTTGTGAGTTAAAGGTTCCAAGGAGTGAATACCACCGACATCCTGTCTTCATTCAATCACATTGATGCTACGGCCAAGTGCGTCCCAGTGCTTCTACTTCTTCCGAGGCTAAAGATATTTGGTATGTCccttttgaccctcaccaatttctaTTGATCCACCATGGCTTGGTGAAGCAACTGCTTTGCCTGTGACAGCAAGGAAGTGCagaaagttgtggatacagctcagcacatcatggaagccAACCTCTTCTGAATGGGCTCTGATTAAATTTATttctacctcagtaaagcagataGCATAATCAAAGAACTCACACAcctcagatattctctcttctccatgcTTCCATTGTATAGAAAATAcgaagcctgaaagcacttaaAATCAGGCTGAAGAACAGCTGCTATCTGCAATTATAAGGGTTCCTTAGTGcaataagatgggctcttgacttcacaatctacctccttaTGACATTAATGTCtatctgtactgcactttctctgcaactgcaacactttattttgtattctgtgactgtttttccttgtactatctcaatgcacttataatgatttgatctgtacggACAGTATGCAAGCAGGTCTTTCACTGAACGTCGGTGCATATGACACCATAAACCAATTTTCCATTCTGTTATGTTTTCAGAGTTATGCTTGGAAGCAGAATATAATGTACATTCACTTTAATATAGCTGTTCAGAACTGTCAACCACAAataaagcaatacacatcaaagttgctggtgaacgcagcaggccaggcagcatctctaggaagaggtacagtcgacgtttcgggccgagactctttgtcaggactaactgaaggaagagccagtaagagatttgaaagtgggagggggagggggagatccaaaatgataggagaaggcaggagggggagggatggaaccaagagctggacaggtgattggcaaaagggatatgagaggatcatgggacaggaggcccaatcaactgtccagctcttggctccatccctccccctcctgccttctcctatcattttggatctccccctccccctcccattttcaaatctcttactggctcttccttcagttagtcctgacgaagagtctcggcccgaaacgtcgacagtacctcttcctagagatgctgcctggcctgctgcgttcaccagcaactttgatgtgtgttgcttgaatttccagcatctgcagaattcctcgtgtttgcgaaccacaaataaagctaatttcttgAAGATATCAGAAACAATAATTCTCTTTGGAAGTACAGAACCATGTGGATTAACTGCTTTGCCCATTCCATTAAATCCTCTACCAGTACTTCCCGTTAGATGGCAGCATGCTCGGTTGCAGTGGCCTCTCTCACCCAGACAAAGCTGTAATTGTTCGTCCTTTATGcctttttatgattgcaagacattgctggatattaagaacatgaaGTACTGCAGTTCTACCCCACCAGGGTGTTGCTCATTAGCAGAGGAGCTGGATTTTTTGCTGGCTATGTTGCGCCTGCTGCAGGAAGGCATTGGAGGCAGTGCACAGTCTAAATAACAGTGCAGATGATTATCTTGAACGTTTTTCTGGTGATTGCAAGACTCTTTTGGATATTGGTAATGCAGATACTGTAAGCCCAGTTTACtggtacattggtgagactgactGTGGCTGAACTGGTTGTTGTGCAGACCAGACCCTCATGCTGCAGGGTGGCCTGTTGCTAAGGCCAAGGGGAAGAGACGCTGGAGGCGGTGTGAGTTAGGGTATGACCCCTCCcactggtgctgccctccagtattcactcagtggaagacaaaCAGGATAGCGCTCGTCTGTGGCTGCACTAACACATACTGATCAGACTGCTGCAGGCTTGCTCTTGCCAACAACATCTCACGAACCATTAATTTACAggacatgacactcagggacttgggctatattgttattttttgtgactgtaaGTTGACAGCTATCGTAATTATCTGTGTTATATGTGCCTCATGCTGTGTTGGTACTATGCTTTGTATCTTGGCCCAGCCCAGGATGAAATCtgttcatttggttgtattcatgggttTCGATGTATAGTTGAATGGcaacttgaaattgaacttgagaATACGAAACAATCCCACAATGCTCTTCTATGCTTTGTGTTAACTGTCAGGACTAATTTATGAAACAGACATGTTTCCCTGAAGATAATTCATTCATTTCACATGCTGATATGTTTTTTCATTCTTGTGCTTAGATGTGGAATCTAAAATTGTTTAAAGTGTgctgtaaaaattgtgtattaaCCTAGTCAAGAACAAGATATTAACCTACTTCCATCTCGGATTTGATATTTTACAAGATCAATATAAATTAACTTTATAGAGTTCCTAACTGTAAAACTGAAGTACAAGAAGTTTGTACAAGTTCAGATCAGTTGTAATACAATCCTAGACCAAATATATTGTCAATTTTTAAATAGCACACTTGAAATCTCAATGAAAAAATGTTCAGCTGAAGAAAGAAACGAGTCTCAGACAGGTACAGTATACCATAAGACAATAACAACAATCGAAGTAAGCTAACCATGAAGTCCCATCAGCATGCTTCCATAGATCAGACCTAGGCTGCTTCCATTCACCTCCCATAACTGAGCTCAAGCTGAAATCCTCAAAGTATTCCAAGCGATGACTGAAACAGAAAACCACATCAATATTAAAGACATATTACATAAAAATGTCAATTAACTTAATATGGTTAAAAATGCAATTAAGCACATGGGGGGGACTGAAATTAAGTATTTACGAAGTTTTGTAAAGAGAGAATGCATGGGAGTGGTCCATTGCATTTCGCAAAGTTACAACAATTTTCCAGACTTTTTGACAAGATCTCAGCATATTTACAAGTAAAAGTGTTTATCAAATGAAAATAATTAAAGGGGTTTAAGCATCCCAATTTAAGATTATAATTCCCAGTTGTAAATTAAATGGAACAGAAAGAATTGTGGAGGTAGATTTGGTTCCAATTGGCATTTGGGCTTCCTGCCAGCCATTGTAAATTTTCACCAGAGATAAGGATGGGACTTTTACATTTAGCCTTACATGAAATAATACAAATAAGAGAGACATGAGTGGCCGCATAGCCATAAATACTACCTGTTCTTCTCTGCCCATCATTATACTCCATAGAAATATTCCTGCTTAACATGTGTCAGTGCACTACAATTCAGAAGAAGAGCTCACAATACTGTCTTTGTAATGAAAAATGATCGCCCAGTAAATAGAACCACTTTCAGTGTTATCACCATATCCTCGGAATTTAACACTTTAGTAGCAAGTTAGGCTCATAGATTTTTTTCATTACAAACACGATTAACAAAATGAGAAATGGGTTTAGCTTCCCAACTAGTAAGATTATTAGTATAATGTTCTGTATTGGTGACTTAAAGGTTTGTTTATTTCAGGAATTGCAAGCAAATTTATTCCATTAATATTACTTTCTAAATTACCATTCCAAAGTCAAAAGGCAATATATAAACCTAGTAAATAATTTAATACCTTAACCCTAAACTTGTTTTTTTGTGTATGCAATTCATATTAGCAAATTTTAAAACTAACTCCACAATCagtttcaatattcaaaatttcAAAGATTTTAAGTTATTTCAAGGCTTTATTATATTTGTAGTATAATattgaataaaattttaaaatatatataaatatgcaccattaagctacgcaacaaacaaaatgcagaaGATAAATCTGGAACTTACTATGATATTTTATCAAGTAATAACTTGAAATTCAAGTATCTCTTTTACAGGTGATATAGTTTATTTGGTCCTTTTGTTAAAAATTCTTGTTAAATGTTCACCATAACTATTTTACTGTGAtacttattttttttaacaaGGCTTTTATTCAATTGTCTTTCCCTATTAATCTAAGTTTAAGATATTTTCAgaaacttctgaagatgtcccCATACCATTCATTTTTCCCAATTTGGTTGACAAGTGCAACTACTCCAACTGTTACTTTATAACAAGCTATTAACAGGGATTTGAAAGCAAAAGAAGTCTTTCTCAAAGTCATCTTTAATCTTGCCCCAAGCAGTTAGCACCAAAGGTACAGACTCACAAAATATCAGGGAGGAGTGGAAAATAATCAGATAGTACTCCACAGCATCCCATCTGTTTGAGGATCAGCACCATCAACATTTACTTGCATGGACTTCACAGGCAGGGTTTACACAACCTTGCACAGAAGTTCTTTGCTTTAAAAAGATCACAGAAAAAAGCTGTAATATATACAGAGAGATACAAATGTAAAAGGCAAAGCATAGTTTTATATGATATTGAAATGATTTTGCCTGAGGAAATGTAAATGAAAAGTACAATTAATTGAGAAGGATGAAAACATGACATTTTGTGTGAAGCTAATGAAGTGTGTTTAAAAACACTATTACAGTACATAGCAGGGCCAATTATCCACTAGCTTGGGTTGTACATTATTTATTAAATAACAGGATCACATCTCAACATATTAAAGGGAAAAACTGCATTAAAATGCGTTATAATACATTTGATCACTGTAAAGGTCAAATGTGTGTTCCATGGCAACTTGTGCATTCTCAGTATTAggtctgtaattttattatgtaCTTAGATAGTAATGATAGAAAACAATAAACAGCAAACACTTATACTCACAAGTTAGGCTGTTGTCCCTCGTTTACCTGCTCCTTAGGTATGGGATACAGAGCCTCATAAACTCTTTTATCACCAGAGCCATGAATCGCATAGGCATTAAACTTGTTAACTCCATCAGGAAAAAAACTCCAAGGAATAAGTGCTTTGCCTTCCCAATTTTGATCATGAATTGTAGAGACATATTTTAAATCCAGTTCTTTCTAATGTGAAGAGAAAACAGTTAACAACTTCATACATTTGAATTTTAGCCTAATTTTTGaaagctgacacaactgtattctGAACAATTGAATCTTCCAAACACAATCATGTAAACAAGAAAATTTAAAGTCTAGATAAATAATAATAGCTACATTGCTACATTGAGCTCTCAGAACACTTATCAGTTGTGCTAATTCCAGCATACAAACCACTTGCCAAATGAGTCAAACCAGTTCTAAAGGTGGTAAAAACCTGGTCTGAGGGAGTAATTTCAGcattgcaggactgctttgaaaacACAACGTAGagaatgttcagggaggctgctacCTATGGCAACCACGTTAACATCCAGGAATATGCGGATTCTATGAGCAGCTACATAGAGAAGTGTACTGAGGATGTTACCATCGGAAAACACATTTTTGTGAAGGCAAATCAAAAGCCATGCTTACTGCAGAGGTCTGTGCACAGTTGAGGGATCATGATGCTGCCTTTATATCAAGGGGATGTGACAGCTCTTAGGGGAGCAAGAACTGTGCTTTCCTGCtctatcaggaaggcaaaacagGAGCATTCTCAGAGGATGTACAACCATTTCTGCGATACCAGAGACACGGGGCACATGTGAcagggaattcagaggattacagACTATAAGTCTACCCTGCCAATTAGTGACCAGGACACCTTACTCGCTGACAGGCTAAATGTCTTTTATGCCTGGTTTGATTAAAACATTAGAACATTAGAAGGTCTTTGACacgaacaggccattcagcccaacaaagctCACCAAATTACCATTCACATAGTATGCTAAAATAACTATCAAGTTTAGATTGGAAAGTCTCTAAGGtcctactctcaactacacaactaggtagtttgttccacaatccattgtgtaaagaaatgcttcctgatgtgagtctgaaatctcccttgaaccagtctccacctatgaccacatgtccttaatgatggattaatTCTGAAGTAACAGCTGGCATCCATTTTACACACACCCTTGATGATTTTGAATACttctaccatgtctcctctcattctaggTCTACATAAGCTAAaatgatttaattctttcaattttTCTTCATACCTCACACCCTGCAGACCTGTAATGAGTCTCATcacccttctctggactctctccagtgcttTCACACCCCTCACAtcatatggagaccaaaattgtacacggTTGCAAGGTGTGGCCTCAGAAGCACATTACACAACTTAAGGAGAACATCTCTTGACTTGGACTCCACTGAGCGCATTATATACTGtagcccaacattctattagccttcctaatcacttccatgcattgtctagatgttgatagtgatgcGTCTACCAGGACACCCAAATCCTTCTCTACAGTACAGCTTCTAACTCTAGACCCACCCCCATTgcatatttatatctaatatttctacttcctatatgtaatactttacatttatttacattaaatttcatctgccatttatctgcctaCATCTGGATTCTGTTTAAATCTAACTGTATTGATtttgctgcctgaatgttatcagcccgTCCCCTTaattttgtgtcattagcaaaacTTCACTCATTTATTTGTTATGTGGTTATCCAAattattaatgtaaattaaaaacagcagctgccccaaaactgatccctgtggaatccTACTTTCATATCTTCTTGGTGTAAAAATTATCCTCTCACCATAAACtcgttgttttctgtttttgagccaattctgcacccattcacACACCTTATCCTGAATCCCTACCTCTCGTAGCTTGATTATTAACCActcatggggtaccttatgaaaagccttctggaagtccaagtaaaAGATATCAACCGTtctattgttatcataaattttagttgcctcttcatagaactccaACATATACGTAAACATAATTTCCTCTTTTgaagccatgctggctttctgctaacatgctTGCTCTTATCAGTTGCTTTTCCATTTCATTCTTTATTATTGCTTCCATTATCTTGCCTGTGATACACTTTAAGCTTAatggtctatagttaccagggtcAGTGCGGTCACCCTTCATATATACTGAGAAACATTAGCCCATTTGCAGTCCATATTGATTTTACCAGTCTtcaatgacttttgaaaaatacatgttagGGGTTTGAATATATAATCAC
Protein-coding regions in this window:
- the c4h4orf33 gene encoding UPF0462 protein C4orf33 homolog isoform X2, with amino-acid sequence MEFTITKTWDSSPVSHKGVALSLKPDDEGILMVVDAPFFNDPPSPAGPRGKPYNQLWDYEVVEAFFLNSCKELYLEVELCPHGQHLVLLLAGKRKAWKKELDLKYVSTIHDQNWEGKALIPWSFFPDGVNKFNAYAIHGSGDKRVYEALYPIPKEQVNEGQQPNFHRLEYFEDFSLSSVMGGEWKQPRSDLWKHADGTS
- the c4h4orf33 gene encoding UPF0462 protein C4orf33 homolog isoform X1 — protein: MHQMEFTITKTWDSSPVSHKGVALSLKPDDEGILMVVDAPFFNDPPSPAGPRGKPYNQLWDYEVVEAFFLNSCKELYLEVELCPHGQHLVLLLAGKRKAWKKELDLKYVSTIHDQNWEGKALIPWSFFPDGVNKFNAYAIHGSGDKRVYEALYPIPKEQVNEGQQPNFHRLEYFEDFSLSSVMGGEWKQPRSDLWKHADGTS